One segment of Micromonospora sp. M71_S20 DNA contains the following:
- a CDS encoding non-ribosomal peptide synthetase produces the protein MNAFELLDTLNRHAVGLRVDGDRLRLTGSREVLTPDLLADLKLHKEELIAILTGADADTIPRRPRPEAPVPVAFAQRQLWFLDQLSPGNPFYNNPVAFDVVGALDVPALARALTEVVRRHEALRTVFALVDEEPCQVVRPAGPVALPVTDLTALPHPQRSRRADEAAEAEARAPFDLAAGPLVRSRLLRLAPDAHRWLLTVHHMVADGWSVGILIGEVAALYDAYARGEAAALAELPVQYPDYTLWQRRHLGGGELERQLGYWTRTLAGAPALLALPTDRPRPAVQRYRGETHATTVDAAVLRGLRDVGRAGDATLFMTLMATLSVLLWRYSGQDDVCVGTPFANRNHRDVEGLIGHFVNTVVIRNRLDPEQPFAALLADVRRHLLDAYAHPDLPFEQLVDALNPERHTSYSPLFQVMLVLQNIPRGRLELPGLVLRPLSSSTGAAKFDLSVEVMEHADELHVLFEYNTDLFDAATIARLAGHFVRLLGQVAADPAAQVGALRLLGPDERHRLLVEWNRTARPLTGPADVVRRIAAQARRHPGRLAVADGDERLDYATLERRANRLGHALIARGVRPDQVVGLHAPRSAGLIVAILGVLKAGAAYLPLDPALPPERLAGMVADAAPALVLGEGDLAAVEAEGRYDGPPGVVVHPANLAYVIYTSGSTGRPKGVAVAHGGVVNLLENWVSRLGAAEGEAAALWSSVGFDVSVQEIFLPLTTGGALHLVPEELRGDPVALTGWLREHRVVQAYLPPAFVRWIDEDPAARLAGLSLRQLLVGVEPLPEQGLHRMQEALPGLRVLNGYGPTETTVYSTAYLDPQPSARRCPIGRPVANTRVHLLDERLEPVPVGVTGEIHIGGAGVARGYLGRPGATAERFVPDPFVAGERLYRTGDLARLLPDGNIEYLGRRDGQVKIRGFRIELGEIEAALRDRPDVREAAVLVDSDAAGEPRLVAGVARGGAPPLLVSEWREALSRRLPGYMIPSLFVELPRLPLTTNGKLDRDEVLRLARTAAPWQVNLASPRDQIELTLYQIWKRLLLHPEIGINDRFFDVGGTSISAIKLAHAIGEAFGEPLPVHEIMLHPTIEALGGRLRRGASGRPPSNLIEFRPGDGAGRVICVHPAGGTAFCYLSLAKALPESLGVYGIQSPGVNPGEEFLPTVEAMAEAYLGQVAHLLDGPVVLTGLSYGGLVAYEMGRRLALAGHPGLSVVLLDTLGTDDPAHRGAIEPVDMAEFRDKLIKFNGMYPGIDDAQIDQYHRVYNHNRSTMRDYPTPASPARLVLLQATAGRDEAFLREVRAFWRRRGDADFLLDQVHCDHWDILESAVVLRVAALLRAEMDRISDARPTTPAVREA, from the coding sequence GTGAACGCCTTCGAGCTGCTCGACACGCTCAACCGGCACGCGGTGGGACTGCGCGTCGACGGCGACCGCCTGCGCCTCACCGGTTCCCGCGAGGTCCTCACGCCCGACCTGCTGGCCGACCTCAAGCTCCACAAGGAAGAGCTGATCGCGATCCTGACCGGCGCCGACGCGGACACGATCCCCCGCCGGCCGCGACCGGAGGCGCCGGTGCCGGTCGCGTTCGCCCAACGGCAGCTCTGGTTCCTCGACCAGCTCTCCCCCGGCAACCCCTTCTACAACAACCCGGTGGCGTTCGACGTCGTGGGCGCCCTGGACGTGCCGGCGCTGGCCCGCGCCCTGACCGAGGTGGTGCGCCGGCACGAGGCGCTGCGTACCGTCTTCGCCCTGGTCGACGAGGAGCCCTGCCAGGTGGTGCGGCCGGCCGGGCCGGTCGCCCTGCCGGTCACGGACCTCACCGCGCTCCCCCACCCGCAGCGGTCCCGCCGCGCCGACGAGGCCGCCGAGGCCGAGGCGCGGGCGCCGTTCGACCTGGCCGCCGGCCCGCTGGTCCGCAGCCGCCTGCTCCGGCTGGCCCCCGACGCGCACCGCTGGCTGCTCACCGTGCACCACATGGTGGCCGACGGCTGGTCCGTCGGCATCCTGATCGGCGAGGTCGCCGCGCTCTACGACGCGTACGCGCGGGGCGAGGCCGCCGCGCTGGCCGAGCTGCCCGTGCAGTACCCGGACTACACACTGTGGCAGCGCCGGCACCTCGGCGGCGGCGAGCTGGAGCGCCAGCTCGGCTACTGGACGCGGACGCTGGCCGGTGCGCCCGCGCTGCTGGCCCTGCCGACCGACCGGCCCCGGCCGGCGGTGCAGCGCTACCGGGGCGAGACCCACGCCACGACGGTGGACGCAGCGGTGCTCCGCGGGCTGCGCGACGTCGGCCGGGCCGGCGACGCGACGCTCTTCATGACGCTCATGGCCACCCTGTCGGTGCTGCTGTGGCGCTACAGCGGGCAGGACGACGTCTGCGTCGGCACCCCGTTCGCCAACCGCAACCACCGCGACGTGGAGGGCCTGATCGGCCACTTCGTGAACACGGTGGTGATCCGCAACCGGCTGGACCCGGAGCAGCCCTTCGCGGCGCTGCTGGCCGACGTCCGCCGGCACCTGCTCGACGCGTACGCCCATCCCGACCTGCCGTTCGAGCAGCTCGTGGACGCGCTCAACCCGGAACGGCACACCAGCTACTCGCCGCTGTTCCAGGTGATGCTGGTGCTCCAGAACATCCCGCGCGGCCGGCTGGAGCTGCCCGGCCTGGTGCTGCGGCCCCTGTCGAGCAGCACCGGCGCGGCCAAGTTCGACCTGTCGGTCGAGGTGATGGAGCACGCCGACGAGCTGCACGTCCTCTTCGAGTACAACACCGACCTGTTCGACGCCGCGACGATCGCCCGGCTGGCCGGGCACTTCGTCCGCCTGCTCGGTCAGGTGGCGGCCGATCCGGCGGCCCAGGTCGGCGCGCTGCGGCTGCTCGGCCCGGACGAACGGCACCGCCTGCTGGTCGAGTGGAACCGCACCGCGCGACCGCTCACCGGGCCGGCGGACGTGGTGCGGCGGATCGCGGCGCAGGCGCGGCGGCACCCCGGCCGGCTCGCCGTGGCCGACGGCGACGAGCGGCTCGACTACGCCACGCTGGAGCGGCGGGCCAACCGCCTGGGGCACGCGCTGATCGCCCGGGGCGTCCGCCCCGACCAGGTGGTCGGCCTGCACGCGCCGCGCTCGGCCGGGCTGATCGTCGCCATCCTGGGCGTGCTCAAGGCCGGGGCCGCCTACCTGCCGCTGGACCCGGCCCTGCCGCCGGAGCGGCTCGCCGGCATGGTCGCCGACGCCGCGCCGGCGCTGGTGCTCGGCGAGGGTGACCTGGCCGCCGTCGAGGCCGAGGGGCGTTACGACGGCCCGCCCGGCGTCGTCGTGCACCCCGCCAACCTGGCCTACGTGATCTACACGTCGGGCTCGACGGGCCGCCCCAAGGGCGTCGCGGTCGCCCACGGCGGCGTCGTGAACCTGCTCGAGAACTGGGTGTCGCGGCTCGGCGCCGCCGAGGGGGAGGCGGCGGCGCTCTGGTCGAGCGTCGGCTTCGACGTCTCGGTGCAGGAGATCTTCCTGCCGCTGACCACCGGCGGGGCCCTGCACCTCGTACCCGAGGAGTTGCGCGGCGACCCGGTGGCGCTGACGGGCTGGCTGCGCGAGCACCGCGTCGTGCAGGCCTACCTGCCGCCGGCCTTCGTCCGGTGGATCGACGAGGACCCGGCGGCCCGCCTGGCCGGGTTGTCGCTGCGCCAACTGCTGGTCGGGGTCGAACCGCTGCCGGAACAGGGCCTGCACCGCATGCAGGAGGCCCTGCCCGGGCTGCGGGTCCTCAACGGGTACGGGCCGACCGAGACCACCGTCTACAGCACCGCCTACCTCGACCCGCAGCCGTCGGCCCGGCGGTGCCCGATCGGCCGGCCGGTGGCCAACACCCGAGTCCACCTGCTCGACGAGCGGCTGGAGCCGGTGCCGGTCGGGGTCACCGGCGAGATCCACATCGGTGGCGCCGGTGTGGCCCGCGGCTACCTGGGCCGGCCGGGGGCGACCGCCGAGCGGTTCGTCCCCGACCCGTTCGTGGCGGGGGAACGGCTCTACCGCACCGGCGACCTGGCGCGTCTCCTGCCCGACGGGAACATCGAGTACCTCGGCCGCCGCGACGGCCAGGTCAAGATCCGCGGCTTCCGCATCGAGCTGGGCGAGATCGAGGCCGCGCTGCGGGACCGGCCGGACGTACGCGAGGCGGCAGTGCTCGTCGACTCCGACGCCGCCGGCGAGCCGAGGCTGGTCGCCGGGGTCGCCCGGGGCGGGGCGCCGCCGTTGCTGGTCAGCGAGTGGCGTGAGGCGCTGTCGCGGCGGTTGCCCGGCTACATGATCCCGTCGCTCTTCGTGGAGCTGCCGCGGCTGCCGCTGACCACCAACGGCAAGCTCGACCGGGACGAGGTGCTGCGGCTGGCCCGTACCGCCGCGCCCTGGCAGGTCAACCTGGCCAGCCCGCGCGACCAGATCGAGCTGACCCTCTACCAGATCTGGAAGCGCCTGCTGCTGCACCCGGAGATCGGCATCAACGACCGGTTCTTCGACGTGGGCGGCACCTCGATCTCGGCGATCAAGCTGGCCCACGCGATCGGCGAGGCGTTCGGCGAACCGCTACCGGTCCACGAGATCATGCTGCACCCGACGATCGAGGCGCTCGGCGGCCGGCTGCGGCGTGGCGCGTCGGGCCGGCCACCCAGCAACCTGATCGAGTTCCGGCCGGGCGACGGCGCCGGACGGGTCATCTGCGTGCACCCGGCCGGCGGCACCGCGTTCTGCTACCTGTCGCTGGCCAAGGCGCTGCCGGAGTCCCTCGGCGTGTACGGCATCCAGTCCCCGGGGGTGAACCCGGGCGAGGAGTTCCTGCCCACGGTCGAGGCGATGGCCGAGGCGTACCTGGGGCAGGTCGCGCACCTGCTGGACGGGCCGGTGGTGCTCACCGGGCTCTCCTACGGCGGGCTGGTCGCGTACGAGATGGGACGCCGGCTGGCCCTCGCCGGGCATCCCGGGCTGAGCGTGGTGCTGCTGGACACCCTGGGCACCGACGACCCGGCCCACCGGGGCGCGATCGAGCCGGTGGACATGGCCGAGTTCCGCGACAAGCTCATCAAGTTCAACGGCATGTACCCGGGCATCGACGACGCGCAGATCGACCAGTACCACCGCGTCTACAACCACAACCGGTCGACCATGCGCGACTACCCGACCCCCGCGTCGCCGGCCCGGCTGGTGCTGTTGCAGGCCACCGCCGGGCGGGACGAGGCCTTCCTGCGCGAGGTGCGCGCCTTCTGGCGGCGACGCGGCGACGCCGACTTCCTGCTGGATCAGGTGCACTGCGACCACTGGGACATCTTGGAGAGCGCGGTGGTGCTGCGGGTCGCCGCGCTGCTGCGCGCCGAGATGGACCGGATCTCCGACGCCCGTCCGACGACGCCGGCCGTACGGGAGGCGTGA